Proteins from a genomic interval of Salinarchaeum sp. Harcht-Bsk1:
- a CDS encoding Gfo/Idh/MocA family protein, whose product MSDLSAGVIGVGSMGRHHARVYHELRDVDLDGVYDVDRERADSIADDYDTEAHDLQSLLETVDLVSIVVPTEYHADLARSAIDAGTALLVEKPIVKDVETGRELVRSAREQDVTLQVGHVERFNPAVRALPDVLADSDVIAVEARRIGPPFDRERGVTSGVVYDLMIHDLDVVRSILDVQAQDVDARAAADGEYVTATVQYDDEVVGTFTASRVTQKKVRELSITTEDSVITVDYMEQSVKINRRSLPEYVETDGDLRYRRENVVERPTVENGEPLKRELSGFVDAVRNGADPVVTGEEGLAVLRTVERIAGAAGRGP is encoded by the coding sequence GTGAGCGACCTCTCGGCAGGCGTCATCGGCGTCGGTTCGATGGGCCGCCACCACGCACGCGTCTACCACGAACTACGGGACGTCGACCTCGACGGCGTCTACGACGTGGACCGCGAGCGCGCCGATTCGATCGCCGACGACTACGACACCGAGGCGCACGACCTCCAGTCGCTGCTCGAGACCGTCGACCTCGTCTCGATCGTCGTTCCCACGGAGTACCACGCCGACCTCGCGCGCTCGGCGATCGACGCCGGGACCGCGCTCCTCGTCGAGAAACCCATCGTCAAGGACGTCGAGACCGGCCGTGAGCTGGTGCGTTCGGCGCGCGAGCAGGACGTCACGCTCCAGGTCGGCCACGTCGAGCGGTTCAACCCTGCTGTTCGTGCGCTGCCCGACGTCCTCGCCGACAGCGACGTGATAGCCGTCGAAGCCCGACGGATCGGACCGCCCTTCGACCGTGAACGCGGCGTCACCAGTGGCGTCGTCTACGACCTGATGATCCACGACCTCGACGTCGTTCGGTCGATCCTCGACGTTCAGGCTCAGGACGTCGACGCTCGTGCCGCCGCAGACGGCGAGTACGTGACCGCGACCGTCCAGTACGACGACGAGGTCGTAGGCACGTTCACCGCGAGCCGTGTGACCCAGAAGAAGGTCCGCGAGCTATCGATCACGACCGAGGACTCCGTGATCACGGTCGACTACATGGAGCAATCCGTGAAGATCAATCGTCGCTCCCTACCGGAGTACGTCGAGACCGACGGCGACCTCAGGTATCGGCGCGAGAACGTCGTCGAGCGCCCGACCGTCGAGAACGGCGAGCCGCTCAAGCGCGAACTCTCGGGGTTCGTCGACGCCGTTCGAAACGGGGCCGACCCCGTGGTCACTGGCGAGGAGGGCCTCGCCGTCCTCCGGACCGTCGAGCGGATCGCCGGCGCCGCCGGTCGGGGCCCCTGA
- a CDS encoding glycosyltransferase family 2 protein, translating into MYDDHTVGVVIPAYNEVGFVGDVIETVPDFVDRIYPVDDCSTDGTWTEIQDTAARIDDESAAPNQASARSGDPAAAKPRSDGGVQHSETGAAPDEGVQDRVEHDVNSVERDNLQAGEADATAAVEALPDDLDFDPENDASAAAHAGFRRRVVPIRHEENRGVGGAIKTGYQRARADRIDVTVVMGGDGQMDPDWMADLIEPVVDGRAEYAKANRLILDEHHETMPRHRFVGNHTLTILTKIATGYWSVGDPQHGYTAISLEALETAGVDDMYEFFGYCNDLLIRLSAENLRVADVPCPLTYADEESHITYSTYVPRVSGMLLRSFLRRLWVDRDGASGRGRLALFVGGAVATVGGLLGIILTGLTAIAGDPESAATPAEASSQPDSQRSTNAGVCRSALLAVAGVVSLLTAMLLDAVTNATSNYTERVPEDAEPRVENPTAEPPDAADVE; encoded by the coding sequence ATGTACGATGACCACACCGTCGGCGTCGTGATTCCGGCATACAACGAGGTCGGGTTCGTCGGCGACGTGATCGAGACGGTTCCCGACTTCGTCGATCGCATCTACCCCGTCGACGACTGCTCGACGGACGGCACCTGGACGGAGATTCAGGACACTGCGGCCCGGATCGACGACGAATCGGCCGCGCCGAACCAGGCGAGTGCGCGATCCGGCGACCCGGCCGCCGCCAAGCCTCGATCCGACGGCGGCGTCCAGCACTCGGAGACCGGTGCCGCCCCCGACGAGGGCGTCCAGGATCGGGTCGAGCACGACGTGAATTCCGTCGAGCGCGACAATCTCCAGGCTGGTGAGGCCGACGCAACCGCAGCCGTCGAGGCTCTCCCCGACGATCTGGACTTCGATCCAGAGAACGATGCAAGTGCGGCGGCCCACGCCGGGTTCCGGCGCCGCGTCGTGCCGATCCGTCACGAGGAGAATCGGGGCGTCGGCGGCGCGATCAAGACCGGCTACCAGCGCGCCCGGGCCGATCGCATCGACGTCACGGTCGTGATGGGCGGCGACGGCCAGATGGACCCCGACTGGATGGCAGACCTCATCGAGCCGGTGGTCGACGGCCGCGCGGAGTACGCCAAGGCGAACCGTCTGATCCTCGACGAGCACCACGAGACGATGCCCCGGCATCGCTTCGTCGGCAACCATACGCTGACGATCCTCACGAAGATCGCGACGGGCTACTGGTCGGTGGGCGATCCCCAGCACGGCTACACCGCGATCTCGCTGGAGGCACTCGAGACGGCGGGCGTCGACGACATGTACGAGTTCTTCGGCTACTGCAACGACCTGCTGATCCGCCTGAGCGCCGAGAACCTCCGCGTGGCGGACGTCCCCTGTCCGCTCACCTACGCCGACGAGGAGAGTCACATCACCTACAGCACCTACGTCCCCCGCGTCTCGGGGATGCTCCTGCGCTCCTTCCTCCGCCGCCTCTGGGTCGATCGCGACGGCGCGAGCGGTCGGGGTCGGCTCGCGCTGTTCGTCGGCGGCGCGGTGGCGACTGTGGGCGGCCTGCTCGGGATCATCCTGACCGGCCTCACCGCGATCGCTGGGGACCCGGAGTCCGCAGCTACACCTGCGGAGGCGTCGTCGCAGCCCGACTCCCAACGGTCGACCAACGCCGGCGTCTGCCGGTCGGCCCTCCTCGCCGTCGCGGGCGTCGTCTCGCTCCTCACCGCCATGCTTCTCGACGCGGTGACCAACGCCACGTCAAACTACACCGAGCGGGTGCCCGAGGACGCCGAGCCGCGCGTCGAGAATCCAACGGCCGAGCCCCCCGACGCTGCCGACGTCGAGTAG
- a CDS encoding DUF1616 domain-containing protein has protein sequence MTYSESRMPGWQRALSDRVAVDIVIAWAVAATTFLAVVIDAPQAIRVLFGGSALVVLPGYVLVAMLFPHRGSVAAPGRLSSIGAPDRVNWRVRLALSFGLSLALLPLLGIVVSVSPWGFSDQTVAAAFLAFVVIGGLLAAIVRRRLPPEDRFRIPLDRWVGEVQAALWSGPPTKRALNALVLLSIGVALVAAGGVIAMPQGGQSFTDFAVLSENDDDELVAGGYPEELDADDPAPLVTAVENHEGDPTEYTVVVTMERRPAAGSDAGGDATASGETVELHRYSATVAPGQRWTQRHELRPALDGDRLRVHYYLYRGDAPTEPDASTAYRHLWVTLGDEAA, from the coding sequence ATGACGTACAGCGAGTCTCGCATGCCCGGCTGGCAACGGGCACTCTCCGATCGCGTCGCAGTGGACATCGTCATCGCGTGGGCGGTCGCAGCGACGACGTTCCTGGCAGTCGTGATCGATGCTCCCCAGGCGATACGCGTCCTGTTCGGCGGCTCCGCACTCGTCGTCTTGCCAGGATACGTACTCGTCGCCATGTTGTTCCCGCACCGGGGATCGGTCGCTGCCCCGGGTCGTCTCTCGTCGATCGGGGCTCCCGATAGGGTCAACTGGCGTGTTCGGCTCGCCCTCTCGTTCGGGCTGAGCCTCGCGCTACTGCCACTGCTCGGTATCGTCGTCTCCGTCTCGCCCTGGGGCTTCTCCGACCAGACGGTCGCAGCCGCGTTCCTCGCGTTCGTGGTGATCGGCGGGTTGCTGGCCGCCATCGTCAGGCGTCGGCTCCCGCCCGAGGATCGATTCCGCATTCCGCTCGATCGCTGGGTCGGTGAGGTGCAGGCTGCTCTCTGGAGTGGTCCACCCACCAAGCGAGCGCTCAACGCACTCGTGCTCCTGAGCATCGGCGTTGCCCTCGTCGCTGCAGGCGGCGTGATCGCCATGCCCCAGGGCGGCCAGTCGTTCACGGACTTCGCCGTCCTCTCCGAGAATGATGACGACGAGCTGGTCGCCGGGGGGTATCCGGAGGAACTGGATGCGGACGACCCGGCGCCCCTCGTCACGGCCGTCGAGAACCACGAGGGCGACCCCACCGAGTACACCGTCGTGGTGACGATGGAACGGCGCCCAGCGGCGGGCTCTGACGCCGGCGGCGACGCAACCGCGTCCGGTGAGACCGTCGAACTCCATCGCTACAGCGCGACGGTCGCCCCCGGCCAGCGCTGGACGCAACGCCACGAACTGCGACCGGCGCTGGATGGGGATCGACTCCGCGTGCACTACTATCTGTACCGTGGCGACGCGCCGACCGAACCCGACGCGTCGACCGCCTATCGCCACCTCTGGGTGACCCTCGGCGACGAGGCTGCCTGA
- the grxC gene encoding glutaredoxin 3 yields the protein MTQPHVEVYTKDNCSYCEKAKDLLDSKGIEYEEYNVSGDDELFEEMVERADGRKTAPEIFVDDELIGGCDDLYELEEAGDLDPKLGLDPAATDGGIEEHRRMIIAGSGIAGMTAAIYAGRSNNDPLVIEGDEPGGQLTLTTDVANYPGFPEGIGGPELINRMREQAQQFGAEFENGIIESVDAECRPFHVKMTSGDLYTADAVIAASGASARTLGVPGEDELMGYGLSTCATCDGAFFRDEDMLVVGGGDAAMEEAHFLTKFADTVYIAHRRDEFRAEDHWIDRIMEKQEEGDVEIMWNTELAEIHGTPEDGVDHVTLLRHPGGHPKDKRDDPEFAEEVEEFEHDVGAVFYAIGHTPNTDYLEGTDVEMDADGYLKVQGGFGGGQTQTAVEGIFGAGDVVDYHYQQAITAGGMGSKAAIDADEWLENEADLAAAEGGAEPAAAESDD from the coding sequence ATGACTCAGCCCCACGTCGAAGTGTACACGAAGGACAACTGTTCGTATTGTGAGAAAGCCAAGGACCTCCTCGACTCGAAGGGAATCGAGTACGAGGAGTACAACGTCTCCGGCGACGACGAACTGTTCGAAGAGATGGTCGAGCGGGCAGACGGCCGGAAGACCGCCCCCGAGATCTTCGTCGACGACGAACTGATCGGCGGCTGCGATGACCTCTACGAACTGGAGGAGGCCGGCGACCTCGACCCCAAACTCGGGCTCGATCCCGCAGCCACCGACGGCGGCATCGAGGAGCACCGCCGCATGATCATCGCCGGTAGCGGGATCGCGGGCATGACCGCCGCCATCTACGCCGGCCGGTCGAACAACGACCCGCTCGTCATCGAGGGCGACGAACCGGGCGGCCAGCTCACCCTCACCACTGACGTCGCGAACTACCCCGGCTTCCCGGAGGGCATCGGCGGTCCCGAACTCATCAACCGGATGCGCGAGCAGGCCCAGCAGTTCGGCGCCGAGTTCGAGAACGGCATCATCGAGTCCGTCGACGCGGAGTGCCGACCGTTCCACGTGAAGATGACCAGCGGCGACCTGTACACCGCCGACGCCGTCATCGCCGCCTCGGGTGCCAGCGCCCGCACGCTCGGCGTCCCCGGAGAGGACGAACTGATGGGCTACGGGCTCTCCACCTGTGCGACCTGCGACGGCGCGTTCTTCCGCGACGAGGACATGCTCGTCGTCGGGGGCGGCGACGCCGCGATGGAGGAGGCCCACTTCCTCACGAAGTTCGCGGACACCGTCTACATCGCCCACCGCCGCGACGAGTTCCGCGCGGAGGACCACTGGATCGACCGCATCATGGAGAAACAGGAGGAGGGCGACGTCGAGATTATGTGGAACACCGAACTCGCGGAGATCCACGGCACTCCCGAGGACGGCGTCGACCACGTCACCCTCCTGCGCCACCCCGGAGGCCACCCGAAGGACAAGCGCGACGACCCCGAGTTCGCCGAGGAGGTCGAGGAGTTCGAGCACGACGTTGGTGCGGTGTTCTACGCCATCGGCCACACCCCCAACACCGACTACCTCGAGGGGACCGACGTCGAGATGGACGCCGACGGCTACCTGAAGGTCCAGGGCGGCTTCGGTGGCGGCCAGACCCAGACGGCCGTCGAGGGCATCTTCGGCGCGGGCGACGTCGTCGACTACCACTACCAGCAGGCGATCACGGCCGGCGGCATGGGGTCGAAGGCCGCAATCGACGCCGACGAGTGGCTCGAGAACGAGGCCGACCTCGCCGCGGCCGAGGGCGGAGCAGAGCCCGCCGCGGCCGAGAGCGACGACTGA
- a CDS encoding DegT/DnrJ/EryC1/StrS aminotransferase family protein, translating into MSIPIAAPDVGARELSRAMDVIEDGRLADGPAVREFEAAFSDYCEATHGVAVANGTAALTTALRAIGIGPGDVVVTTPLSFVATANAVRLVGATPVFADVDPERYTLDPAAVRATIEDCGGEVDCLLPVHLYGLPAPMDELGAIAEEYDVPIVEDAAQAHGAELDGRRVGSLGDVACFSFYPTKNATTGEGGMIVTDDEDVADRARRYLNHGRTDSHVHESVGHNLRMTSIAAAIGGAQLRRLPRYTAARRRAAERYTEALEATPSVLAPIEPAGARHVYHQYTVRTPDRDGFRNYLESNGVDTGVYYPTPIHRQPAYDRAAILPVAEQATEEVCSIPVHPGLSAAEVEQIATLLGEYEP; encoded by the coding sequence GTGAGTATCCCGATCGCCGCCCCCGACGTCGGGGCCCGGGAACTCTCTCGAGCGATGGACGTCATCGAAGACGGCCGCCTCGCGGACGGCCCCGCCGTCCGCGAGTTCGAGGCGGCGTTCAGCGACTACTGTGAGGCGACCCACGGCGTCGCCGTCGCGAACGGTACTGCGGCGCTGACGACGGCGCTCCGGGCGATCGGCATCGGTCCGGGCGACGTGGTCGTGACGACGCCGCTATCGTTCGTCGCGACGGCCAACGCCGTGCGACTGGTCGGCGCGACGCCGGTGTTCGCCGACGTGGATCCCGAGCGGTACACGCTCGATCCGGCAGCCGTCCGCGCGACGATCGAGGACTGCGGCGGCGAGGTCGACTGTCTTCTGCCAGTCCACCTCTACGGCCTGCCGGCACCGATGGACGAACTCGGTGCGATCGCCGAGGAGTACGACGTGCCGATCGTCGAGGACGCAGCGCAGGCCCACGGCGCGGAACTCGACGGCCGGCGCGTCGGTTCGCTGGGCGACGTCGCTTGCTTCTCCTTCTACCCGACGAAGAACGCGACCACGGGGGAGGGCGGGATGATCGTCACGGACGACGAGGACGTCGCCGATCGCGCACGACGCTACCTGAACCACGGCCGAACGGACTCCCACGTCCACGAGTCCGTCGGCCACAATCTGCGGATGACGAGCATCGCGGCGGCGATCGGCGGCGCGCAGCTCCGGCGGCTTCCCCGATACACCGCCGCGCGCCGACGCGCAGCGGAGCGCTACACCGAAGCTCTCGAAGCGACGCCCTCTGTGCTCGCGCCGATCGAACCGGCCGGCGCTCGCCACGTCTACCACCAGTACACCGTGCGGACGCCCGACAGGGATGGATTCCGGAACTACCTCGAATCCAACGGCGTCGACACCGGCGTCTACTACCCGACACCGATCCACCGCCAGCCGGCGTACGACCGGGCGGCTATCTTGCCCGTCGCGGAGCAGGCCACCGAAGAGGTCTGTTCGATCCCGGTTCACCCCGGGCTCTCGGCCGCGGAGGTCGAACAGATCGCGACCTTGCTCGGGGAGTACGAGCCATGA
- a CDS encoding HalOD1 output domain-containing protein gives MRESDANLDSGGVQEATTSESFDTVSTRRYTVGADEPLDVAIVYAVAATKGVGPMELEDPLNDVVDADALRQLFASGDESLSATIYVDGHRVTVAEGGRELIVSSS, from the coding sequence ATGCGAGAATCCGACGCAAACCTCGACAGTGGTGGCGTACAGGAGGCAACTACTTCCGAGTCGTTCGATACCGTCTCGACCCGGCGGTACACCGTCGGAGCCGACGAGCCCCTCGACGTAGCGATCGTCTATGCGGTCGCCGCGACGAAGGGCGTCGGCCCGATGGAGCTGGAGGACCCGCTGAACGACGTCGTGGACGCGGACGCCTTGCGGCAGTTGTTCGCGTCCGGCGACGAATCGCTCTCGGCGACGATCTACGTCGACGGGCATCGCGTCACGGTGGCAGAGGGTGGCAGAGAACTGATCGTATCGAGCTCGTAA
- a CDS encoding topoisomerase DNA-binding C4 zinc finger domain-containing protein: MPTTTDILGDGGDAIRVLSGDCTVVADGDRREERRGNVCVVIKPDNTVLVHDADGYQPVAWLTRAEAVSCSRASEGGRPTAPRTITGRPTRDVSGGNPAGGRETNDAHAAAPGTGGGTPVGDSIEAGAAFTVDARDGDERLRVVAHTEDGYASYPTTRAGHPVGECPDCEGTLVRSGRSVSCIGCGDRFGLPDGATVRRERCSCGLPRLRVERGAPLDVCLDRDCDPLLDAVEERFDREWDCPECGADLRVIQRGGLLLGCDAYPDCETSFGIPTGTVVDDCACGLPVFELASGRRCLDSACEHH, translated from the coding sequence ATGCCGACCACCACCGACATTCTCGGCGACGGCGGCGACGCCATCCGGGTCCTCTCCGGGGACTGCACCGTCGTCGCGGACGGCGATCGACGCGAGGAACGGCGGGGCAACGTCTGTGTCGTAATCAAACCGGACAACACCGTGCTCGTTCACGACGCCGACGGCTACCAGCCCGTGGCGTGGCTCACTCGTGCAGAAGCAGTCTCGTGCTCGCGCGCCAGCGAGGGCGGACGGCCCACCGCGCCACGGACCATCACTGGCCGTCCGACGCGAGACGTGAGCGGTGGAAATCCTGCTGGCGGCCGCGAGACGAATGACGCGCACGCCGCAGCGCCGGGCACCGGCGGCGGAACGCCCGTTGGCGACTCCATCGAAGCGGGTGCGGCCTTCACCGTCGACGCCCGCGACGGCGACGAACGCCTACGAGTCGTCGCCCACACGGAGGACGGCTACGCGAGCTATCCGACGACCCGCGCGGGTCATCCTGTCGGCGAGTGCCCTGACTGCGAGGGCACACTCGTCCGGTCGGGCCGCTCGGTAAGTTGCATCGGCTGTGGAGACCGCTTCGGACTGCCCGACGGCGCGACCGTTCGGCGGGAGCGATGTTCGTGTGGGCTCCCCCGGCTCCGCGTCGAACGCGGTGCACCACTCGACGTCTGTCTCGACCGCGACTGCGACCCGCTGCTCGACGCGGTCGAGGAGCGCTTCGATCGCGAGTGGGACTGCCCCGAATGCGGTGCGGACCTCCGGGTCATCCAGCGCGGCGGTCTCCTGCTCGGCTGTGACGCCTACCCCGACTGCGAGACCAGTTTCGGCATCCCGACCGGCACCGTCGTCGACGACTGTGCCTGCGGACTCCCGGTGTTCGAACTGGCCAGCGGTCGGCGGTGTCTCGATTCGGCCTGCGAGCACCACTGA
- the endA gene encoding tRNA-intron lyase, whose protein sequence is MEARTEDGRVVIGGDARQRFYDARGYGYPLEGNEIAVSWVEAAHLLLRGDLDAVDGREFEAFLRDGAGDVTGGDRAALTFLVYLDLRERGFYCSPAREGWIDDPTDVVDFVVYPRGKGPVDDAVAYEVRVVGERESIPAADLGDCTLAIVDEESEVTYFETGRPSWEGTAAFEPGDPVDATLLADRAVCWDAPEALYGQAFYGQPLGKRDEGIDALQLSLVETAQLVAAGALDVEGGYDAVVDRGRAVEGDRFDRRLQVYAALRERGVVPKTGFKFGADFRTYSAVESVDDLGHSERLVRVVPGDFAFDPRDLALDVRLAHGVRKQLVVAWPEDASVEWVSIERLTP, encoded by the coding sequence ATGGAGGCCCGCACGGAGGACGGCCGCGTCGTGATCGGTGGGGACGCCCGCCAGCGATTCTACGACGCTCGGGGCTACGGCTACCCGCTCGAGGGCAACGAGATCGCGGTCTCCTGGGTCGAAGCCGCCCACCTGCTCCTGCGCGGTGACCTCGACGCCGTCGACGGCAGGGAGTTCGAAGCGTTCCTCCGGGACGGCGCCGGGGACGTGACTGGCGGCGATCGAGCCGCGCTCACGTTCCTGGTCTACCTCGACTTGCGCGAGCGGGGATTCTACTGTTCGCCCGCACGCGAGGGATGGATCGACGACCCGACCGACGTCGTCGACTTCGTCGTCTACCCCCGTGGAAAGGGGCCCGTCGACGACGCAGTCGCCTACGAGGTCCGGGTCGTCGGCGAACGCGAGTCGATCCCCGCGGCCGACCTCGGCGACTGTACCCTCGCCATCGTCGACGAGGAGAGCGAGGTCACCTACTTCGAGACCGGACGGCCATCCTGGGAGGGCACGGCGGCGTTCGAGCCGGGCGACCCGGTCGACGCGACGCTCCTGGCGGATCGGGCGGTGTGTTGGGACGCCCCCGAGGCACTCTACGGCCAGGCCTTCTACGGCCAGCCACTCGGAAAGCGCGACGAGGGGATCGACGCACTCCAGCTATCGCTCGTCGAGACCGCCCAGCTCGTCGCCGCCGGTGCGCTCGACGTGGAGGGCGGCTACGACGCGGTCGTCGATCGCGGTCGGGCCGTCGAGGGCGACCGCTTCGACCGCCGGCTGCAAGTGTACGCCGCGTTGCGCGAACGAGGCGTCGTTCCCAAGACCGGCTTCAAGTTCGGCGCGGACTTCCGGACGTACTCCGCGGTCGAGTCCGTCGACGACCTCGGCCACTCCGAGCGCCTCGTCCGAGTGGTCCCCGGCGACTTCGCGTTCGATCCCCGGGATCTCGCCCTCGACGTGCGACTCGCCCACGGCGTCCGGAAGCAACTGGTCGTCGCGTGGCCCGAGGACGCCAGCGTCGAATGGGTCTCGATCGAACGGCTGACGCCCTGA
- a CDS encoding winged helix-turn-helix domain-containing protein, whose product MNDEWDEIGYVISSNYRTEVLGCLANGPATPSRIADETDISIAHVSRALQELRERSVVELLVPEDRRKGRIYGITEKGDRVWAEMDAENLID is encoded by the coding sequence ATGAACGACGAGTGGGACGAAATCGGCTACGTGATCAGTTCGAACTACCGCACCGAGGTGCTCGGCTGTCTCGCGAACGGGCCGGCGACGCCCTCGCGAATCGCCGACGAAACGGACATCTCCATCGCACACGTCTCGCGTGCGCTCCAGGAGCTTCGCGAACGCTCCGTCGTCGAGTTGCTCGTGCCCGAGGATCGACGCAAGGGTCGGATCTACGGCATCACCGAAAAAGGTGATCGGGTCTGGGCCGAGATGGACGCCGAGAACCTCATCGACTGA
- a CDS encoding GNAT family N-acetyltransferase, producing MDLHRLTLDEWADALPSGGFEPFHHPDALSALEAHSQGELRCYGGFKGQQPVALLPAIVQDRSVGRAILSPPPGKGIPRLGPVLDPASPKQRKREKVNRTFAELVLDDLAIDGRGTLFRMTCNADYVDPRPYVWSDLELDTSFTYRLDTDGEAPGAIRKNFSKSLRREIGDAEDLPVTVEREGIDGAEAIYEDTRRRYNEQDRPFRLSWPYVGDLFTGLGDRARAYVVRGPDGEFLSGITALYSNDAAYYWQGGARATFDGTAVNSLVHWRILEDLATNAPHGATTYDLMGANTERLCRYKSKFGAELVPYYVVESGGAGMDVAKKAYSLVAR from the coding sequence ATGGACCTCCACCGACTCACGCTCGACGAGTGGGCCGACGCCCTCCCGAGCGGCGGATTCGAGCCGTTCCACCACCCCGACGCGCTGTCGGCGCTCGAGGCGCACAGCCAGGGCGAGTTGCGATGCTACGGCGGCTTCAAGGGCCAACAGCCGGTGGCGCTCCTCCCGGCGATCGTCCAGGACCGATCGGTCGGGCGGGCGATCCTCTCGCCGCCGCCGGGCAAGGGCATCCCGCGACTCGGCCCCGTGCTCGACCCTGCGAGCCCGAAGCAGCGCAAGCGCGAGAAGGTGAACCGGACCTTCGCGGAGCTCGTGCTCGACGACCTCGCGATCGACGGCCGCGGCACCCTCTTCCGGATGACCTGCAACGCGGACTACGTCGATCCGCGACCGTACGTCTGGTCGGACCTGGAGCTCGACACTTCCTTCACCTACCGGCTGGACACCGACGGTGAAGCGCCCGGGGCGATCCGGAAGAACTTCTCGAAGAGCCTCCGGCGCGAAATCGGCGACGCCGAGGACCTCCCCGTCACCGTCGAGCGCGAGGGCATCGACGGCGCGGAAGCGATCTACGAGGATACGCGCCGGCGCTACAACGAGCAGGACCGCCCGTTCAGGCTCTCCTGGCCCTACGTGGGCGACCTCTTCACTGGCCTCGGCGATCGCGCACGGGCCTACGTCGTCCGCGGACCCGACGGCGAGTTCCTGAGTGGGATCACGGCGCTGTACTCCAACGACGCCGCGTACTACTGGCAGGGCGGTGCTCGCGCGACCTTCGACGGCACGGCCGTCAACAGCCTCGTCCACTGGCGCATCCTCGAGGACCTCGCGACGAACGCGCCCCACGGCGCGACGACCTACGACCTGATGGGCGCCAACACCGAGCGCCTCTGTCGCTACAAGAGCAAGTTCGGCGCCGAGCTGGTGCCGTACTACGTCGTCGAGTCCGGCGGCGCCGGGATGGACGTCGCCAAGAAGGCCTACAGCCTCGTCGCGCGGTGA
- a CDS encoding metal-dependent hydrolase, with the protein MWPWEHVAAAYLGYSLFARIVYRRAPRGDAVLAVTIAALLPDLIDKPLAWGLHLLPSGRSLAHSLLFAVPAMALSALLTGRRVALAFALGYCSHLAGDVVYPMALEQPAAYRFLLWPLVEQPTTDTPGLLFRVQHLFVEFLGFLQTTRGRLYVVFEGALLGTAVLLWLLDGRPGPGTIWSWMRPGREKPRGT; encoded by the coding sequence ATGTGGCCGTGGGAGCACGTCGCCGCCGCCTACCTCGGGTACTCCCTGTTCGCGAGGATCGTGTACCGACGAGCACCTCGCGGTGACGCGGTACTCGCGGTTACGATCGCGGCGTTGCTCCCCGACCTGATCGATAAGCCGCTGGCCTGGGGACTCCACCTGCTGCCGAGCGGCCGGTCGCTAGCGCACTCCCTGCTGTTCGCCGTGCCAGCGATGGCGCTCTCGGCGCTCCTCACGGGTCGTCGGGTGGCCCTCGCGTTCGCACTCGGGTACTGCAGCCACCTCGCGGGTGACGTCGTCTATCCGATGGCGCTCGAGCAGCCAGCCGCGTACCGGTTCTTGCTCTGGCCGCTGGTCGAGCAGCCGACGACTGACACGCCGGGGCTGCTGTTCCGTGTCCAACACCTGTTCGTCGAATTCCTCGGCTTCCTCCAGACGACGCGCGGTCGGCTCTACGTCGTCTTCGAGGGCGCGTTGCTCGGTACAGCGGTGCTGCTCTGGCTCCTCGACGGCCGCCCCGGACCGGGAACGATCTGGTCCTGGATGCGACCAGGACGCGAGAAGCCGCGAGGAACGTAA